The Bradyrhizobium sp. WBAH42 genome includes a window with the following:
- the trmD gene encoding tRNA (guanosine(37)-N1)-methyltransferase TrmD: MTNPSPWRATVLTLFPEMFPGPLGVSLAGRALASGLWQIEARDIRASATDRHRSVDDTPAGGGPGMVLRADVLAAAIDAAEIGQDPSRARPRLLMSPRGRPLTQARVTELARGPGPLIVCGRFEGIDQRVIDGRGLEEVSIGDYVLSGGEIAALALIDACVRLLPGVMGKEASGTEESFSDGLLEYPQYTRPQLFEGVPIPAVLTSGDHAKVAAWRRAESEAVTAARRPDLWEKAANRGSGQKTPKNKTDG, encoded by the coding sequence ATGACCAACCCCTCACCCTGGCGCGCGACGGTGCTGACGCTGTTTCCGGAGATGTTTCCGGGGCCGCTCGGCGTGAGCCTCGCCGGCCGGGCGCTCGCGTCCGGGCTCTGGCAGATCGAGGCGCGGGACATCCGGGCCTCCGCGACCGACCGCCACCGCAGCGTCGACGATACCCCTGCCGGCGGCGGCCCGGGCATGGTGCTGCGGGCGGACGTTTTGGCCGCGGCGATCGATGCCGCCGAGATCGGGCAAGACCCGTCAAGAGCGCGGCCACGCCTGCTGATGAGCCCGCGCGGTCGGCCATTGACCCAGGCCCGCGTTACCGAGCTCGCCCGGGGCCCCGGCCCCCTGATCGTCTGCGGGCGGTTCGAAGGGATCGACCAGCGGGTGATCGACGGGCGGGGCCTGGAGGAGGTCTCGATCGGCGATTACGTGCTGTCCGGGGGCGAAATCGCAGCCTTGGCCCTGATTGACGCCTGCGTCCGGCTGCTGCCGGGGGTGATGGGTAAAGAGGCCTCGGGAACCGAGGAGAGTTTTTCGGACGGCCTGCTGGAGTACCCCCAATACACCCGCCCGCAGCTGTTCGAGGGGGTTCCGATCCCGGCCGTCCTCACCTCGGGTGACCACGCCAAGGTAGCGGCGTGGCGGCGGGCCGAATCCGAGGCCGTGACGGCCGCCCGGCGCCCGGATTTGTGGGAAAAGGCCGCAAATCGGGGGAGCGGCCAAAAAACGCCAAAAAACAAGACAGACGGGTGA
- the rplS gene encoding 50S ribosomal protein L19 — protein sequence MNLIKQLEQEQFDKLSAGKDIPEFAPGDTVIVNVKVVEGDRTRVQAYEGVCIGRSGGGLNESFTVRKISYGEGVERVFPLLSPMIDSIKVVRRGKVRRAKLYYLRNLRGKSARIVEKQDRAAAVGE from the coding sequence ATGAACCTGATCAAGCAGCTCGAGCAGGAGCAATTCGACAAGCTGTCCGCCGGCAAGGACATCCCGGAATTCGCCCCCGGCGACACCGTGATCGTCAACGTGAAGGTGGTCGAAGGCGACCGCACCCGCGTGCAGGCCTATGAGGGCGTTTGCATCGGCCGTTCCGGCGGTGGCCTCAACGAGAGCTTCACCGTGCGCAAGATCTCCTATGGCGAGGGCGTCGAGCGCGTGTTCCCGCTGCTCTCCCCGATGATCGACTCGATCAAGGTGGTGCGCCGCGGCAAGGTGCGTCGCGCCAAGCTCTATTATCTCCGCAACCTTCGCGGCAAGTCGGCCCGCATCGTCGAGAAGCAGGACCGCGCTGCTGCCGTCGGCGAGTAA
- the leuC gene encoding 3-isopropylmalate dehydratase large subunit has translation MSKPTTLYDKIWNDHLVHEAEDGTCLLYIDRHLVHEVTSPQAFEGLRATGRKVHAPEKTLAVVDHNVPTTDRTKPNPDPESIEQIKALAENAKEFGIEYYNEFDKRQGIVHVIGPEQGFTLPGTTIVCGDSHTSTHGAFGALAHGIGTSEVEHVLATQTLIQKKAKNMRVTVDGKLPEGVTGKDIILAIIGEIGTAGGTGYVLEYAGEAIRALSMEGRMTVCNMSIEGGARAGLVAPDQKAFDFLRGRPKAPKGADWDAAMRYWEKLRSDDGAHFDHELRLDAAKLPPIVTWGTSPEDVISVTGIVPDPDKIADEAKRISKHRALKYMGLTAGTKITDIKLDRVFIGSCTNGRIEDLRAAAKIAEGKTVSANVNAMVVPGSGIVKEQAEAEGLDKIFIKAGFEWREPGCSMCLAMNPDKLKPEERCASTSNRNFEGRQGFKGRTHLVSPAMAAAAAIAGHFVDVRDWR, from the coding sequence ATGTCCAAGCCGACCACCCTGTACGACAAGATCTGGAACGACCATCTGGTGCACGAAGCCGAGGACGGCACCTGCCTGCTCTACATCGATCGCCATCTGGTGCACGAGGTGACCTCGCCGCAGGCATTCGAAGGCCTGCGCGCGACGGGGCGCAAGGTCCACGCGCCCGAGAAGACGCTCGCCGTCGTCGATCACAACGTGCCGACCACCGACCGCACCAAGCCGAATCCCGATCCCGAAAGCATCGAGCAGATCAAGGCGCTGGCCGAGAACGCCAAGGAATTCGGCATCGAATATTACAACGAGTTCGACAAGCGCCAGGGCATCGTCCACGTCATCGGCCCCGAGCAGGGCTTTACGCTGCCCGGCACCACCATCGTCTGCGGTGACAGCCACACCTCGACGCATGGCGCGTTCGGCGCGCTCGCCCACGGCATCGGCACCAGCGAAGTCGAGCACGTGCTGGCGACGCAGACGCTGATCCAGAAGAAGGCCAAGAACATGCGCGTCACCGTCGACGGCAAACTGCCGGAGGGCGTGACGGGCAAGGATATCATCCTGGCCATCATCGGCGAGATCGGCACCGCCGGCGGCACCGGCTACGTGCTGGAATACGCCGGCGAGGCGATTCGCGCGCTCTCGATGGAAGGCCGCATGACGGTCTGCAACATGTCGATCGAAGGCGGCGCGCGCGCCGGCCTGGTCGCGCCCGACCAGAAGGCGTTCGACTTCCTGCGCGGCCGCCCGAAGGCGCCGAAGGGCGCGGACTGGGACGCGGCGATGCGCTATTGGGAGAAGCTGCGCTCCGACGACGGCGCACATTTCGACCACGAGCTGCGCCTCGATGCGGCAAAGCTGCCGCCGATCGTGACCTGGGGCACCTCGCCTGAGGACGTCATCTCGGTCACCGGCATCGTGCCCGATCCCGACAAGATCGCGGACGAGGCGAAGCGCATCTCCAAGCACCGCGCGTTGAAGTACATGGGCCTGACCGCGGGGACGAAGATCACCGACATCAAGCTCGACCGCGTCTTCATCGGCTCCTGCACCAACGGCCGCATCGAGGATTTGCGTGCGGCAGCGAAGATCGCGGAAGGCAAGACCGTGTCGGCGAACGTCAACGCCATGGTCGTGCCGGGCTCCGGCATCGTGAAGGAGCAGGCCGAGGCCGAGGGCCTCGACAAGATCTTCATCAAGGCCGGCTTCGAATGGCGCGAGCCGGGCTGCTCGATGTGCCTTGCCATGAACCCGGACAAGCTGAAGCCGGAAGAGCGCTGCGCCTCGACCTCGAACCGCAATTTCGAGGGCCGCCAGGGTTTCAAGGGCCGCACCCATCTGGTGTCGCCGGCGATGGCGGCCGCGGCGGCGATCGCAGGTCACTTCGTCGACGTCAGGGACTGGCGCTAA
- a CDS encoding metallopeptidase family protein, translating into MWTELKAPSLAEMEAMTHDVFERLPAEFRKLCEGVIVRVEDFPTEEVLDEMECESEFDLLGLFQGVGLPQQSFGDVARLPNMVWLYRRPILDYWAEHDESLGHIVRHVLIHEIGHHFGLSDGDMAAIEAKAG; encoded by the coding sequence ATGTGGACGGAATTGAAAGCGCCTTCGCTCGCCGAGATGGAAGCGATGACTCACGACGTGTTCGAGCGCCTGCCGGCGGAATTTCGCAAGCTCTGCGAGGGCGTGATCGTCCGCGTCGAGGACTTCCCGACCGAGGAGGTCCTGGACGAGATGGAATGCGAGAGCGAGTTCGACCTGCTCGGCCTGTTCCAGGGCGTCGGCCTGCCCCAGCAGAGTTTTGGCGACGTGGCGCGGCTACCCAACATGGTCTGGCTCTACCGCCGCCCGATCCTGGACTATTGGGCCGAGCACGACGAAAGCCTCGGCCACATCGTCCGCCACGTCCTGATCCACGAGATCGGCCACCATTTTGGTCTGTCGGACGGCGATATGGCGGCCATTGAGGCCAAGGCGGGGTAG
- the leuD gene encoding 3-isopropylmalate dehydratase small subunit, giving the protein MDKFTTLEGVAAPLKIINVDTDMIIPKQYLKTIKRTGLGKGLFSEQRYKDDGSENPDFVLNQPAYRNAKVLVAGDNFGCGSSREHAPWALLDFGIRCVISTSFGDIFYNNCFKNGILPIRVSQEDLDKLFDDAERGANATLTIDLPNQEIRGPDGGKVKFEIDPFRKHCLINGLDDIGLTMEKKASIDSYEDKLKRERAWA; this is encoded by the coding sequence ATGGACAAGTTCACTACGCTGGAAGGCGTCGCGGCGCCGCTGAAGATCATCAATGTCGACACCGACATGATCATTCCGAAGCAGTACCTCAAGACCATCAAGCGCACCGGCCTTGGCAAGGGGCTCTTCTCCGAGCAGCGCTACAAGGATGACGGCAGCGAGAACCCGGACTTCGTGCTCAACCAGCCGGCCTATCGCAATGCGAAGGTGCTGGTCGCCGGCGACAATTTCGGCTGCGGCTCGAGCCGCGAGCATGCGCCCTGGGCGCTGCTCGACTTTGGCATCCGCTGCGTGATCTCGACCTCGTTCGGCGACATCTTCTACAACAATTGCTTCAAGAACGGCATTCTGCCGATCCGGGTGTCTCAGGAAGACCTCGACAAGCTGTTCGACGACGCCGAGCGCGGCGCCAATGCGACGCTGACGATCGACCTGCCGAACCAGGAGATCCGCGGCCCCGACGGCGGCAAGGTCAAGTTCGAGATCGATCCGTTCCGCAAGCACTGCCTGATCAACGGCCTCGACGACATCGGCCTCACCATGGAGAAGAAGGCTTCGATCGATTCCTATGAGGACAAGCTCAAGCGCGAGCGCGCCTGGGCCTGA
- a CDS encoding DUF6455 family protein, with amino-acid sequence MSTATRPYPIVQDLIESFANWLKHRREINEMRQLDRADFDRIANDLRIAPDDLEELVRHGRHAADELPKMLEQLGISTEALGRAQPLLLRDLERVCSLCNQKGQCDRDLAEGTAAENYHGYCANASTLETLERAEHAPR; translated from the coding sequence ATGAGCACCGCAACCAGGCCCTATCCCATCGTCCAGGATCTCATCGAGTCCTTCGCGAACTGGCTGAAGCACCGCCGCGAGATCAACGAGATGCGGCAGCTCGACCGCGCCGATTTCGACCGGATCGCCAATGATCTCAGGATCGCGCCCGACGATCTGGAGGAGCTGGTCCGTCACGGCCGCCACGCCGCCGACGAATTGCCGAAGATGCTCGAGCAGCTCGGCATCAGCACTGAGGCGCTCGGCCGCGCGCAGCCGCTGCTGCTCCGCGACCTCGAACGGGTCTGCTCGCTCTGCAATCAAAAGGGACAGTGCGACCGCGACCTCGCTGAGGGCACCGCCGCGGAGAATTACCACGGCTATTGCGCCAACGCCTCGACGCTGGAGACGCTCGAGCGCGCCGAACACGCGCCGCGGTGA
- a CDS encoding N-acyl homoserine lactonase family protein — MATIDRIYILDGGIAEVEDGSIYSPGINVGVPMTLSCNAYLIGHRGEWLIWDTGIEDELAKHPEGRIIAHGIRGIVRRPIADQLDEIGVRPRDIRTILLSHAHFDHIGNVDLFENARWIAQRAEFEAMFGPEPDEFGYSLQHYRMLKERPYEIVDGDHDIFGDGAVRMIFTPGHTLGHCSLMLKLPRRGAVLLSGDVAHNRENLRRMRVPSFNADPQATVASMAKVVELLRLENAEIWINHDTAQSEGMAYAPKWIE; from the coding sequence ATGGCGACAATCGACAGGATCTACATCCTCGACGGAGGCATTGCGGAGGTCGAAGACGGTTCGATCTATTCTCCCGGCATCAACGTAGGCGTTCCCATGACGTTGAGCTGCAATGCCTATCTCATCGGTCACCGTGGTGAGTGGCTGATCTGGGATACGGGCATTGAGGATGAGCTGGCGAAGCATCCGGAAGGGCGCATCATCGCGCATGGCATACGGGGCATCGTGCGTCGTCCCATCGCGGACCAATTGGATGAAATCGGGGTGCGGCCCCGCGATATCCGCACGATCCTCCTTTCCCACGCGCATTTCGATCATATCGGGAATGTCGATCTGTTCGAAAATGCAAGATGGATCGCTCAGCGGGCCGAATTCGAGGCCATGTTCGGGCCTGAGCCTGACGAATTCGGCTACTCGCTTCAGCACTACAGGATGTTGAAGGAGCGGCCTTACGAGATCGTCGATGGTGATCACGACATCTTCGGCGACGGCGCAGTGCGCATGATCTTCACGCCCGGCCATACGCTTGGGCATTGCTCGCTGATGCTGAAGCTGCCGCGGCGCGGCGCCGTGCTGCTGAGCGGCGACGTCGCGCATAACCGAGAGAACCTCCGGCGCATGCGTGTACCGTCGTTCAATGCCGACCCGCAGGCGACGGTTGCGTCGATGGCCAAGGTGGTCGAGCTGCTACGCCTCGAGAACGCCGAAATTTGGATCAATCACGATACGGCGCAAAGCGAAGGGATGGCTTACGCGCCGAAGTGGATCGAGTAA
- a CDS encoding AraC family transcriptional regulator, whose translation MTETLLQIASRYAAAHADDKGLASTPFAGISIIRETAPSALQFAISKPLVALVLQGAKRVAVGATSFDLGAGDSLVIASDVPTVSQITHATVAVPYLSLVVELDPIVIEGLVVEIGAAPYVPSRPLRVEPTERDVSDAARRLLRLIDRPSSASILQSQMLRELHYWLLAGRHGGAIRALGIADSHAQRIGRAVAIIRADYAKPLRVDRLAKAAGMSQSAFHLHFRSVTSLTPLQFQKQLRLIEARRTMLADGASIATASHRVGYESVTQFTREYCRLFGMPPGRDMREAKRRVESAA comes from the coding sequence GTGACCGAAACGCTGCTCCAGATCGCCAGCCGCTACGCCGCAGCCCACGCCGATGACAAAGGCCTTGCGTCCACGCCTTTCGCCGGCATCTCGATCATTCGTGAGACCGCGCCGAGCGCGCTCCAATTTGCGATCTCCAAGCCTCTGGTCGCCTTGGTGCTGCAAGGCGCCAAGCGTGTTGCGGTCGGCGCCACGTCCTTCGACCTGGGTGCAGGCGATTCGCTGGTGATCGCGAGCGACGTGCCGACGGTCAGCCAGATTACGCACGCCACAGTCGCGGTGCCCTATTTGTCGCTCGTCGTCGAGCTCGATCCCATTGTCATTGAGGGGCTGGTCGTCGAGATCGGGGCGGCGCCTTATGTTCCGTCCCGGCCGCTGCGGGTCGAGCCGACGGAGCGGGATGTGAGCGACGCGGCGCGGCGGTTGTTGCGCCTGATCGATCGGCCCTCGTCCGCCTCAATCCTCCAGAGCCAAATGCTGCGGGAGCTGCATTATTGGCTGTTGGCCGGTCGGCACGGTGGCGCCATCAGGGCGCTCGGTATTGCCGACAGCCATGCGCAGCGGATCGGCCGTGCGGTTGCGATCATCCGCGCCGACTATGCCAAGCCTTTGCGTGTCGACCGGCTCGCCAAGGCTGCGGGGATGAGCCAGTCGGCATTTCACCTGCACTTTCGCAGCGTCACGTCGCTGACCCCGCTTCAGTTTCAGAAGCAGCTTCGTCTGATCGAGGCGCGCCGCACCATGCTGGCCGATGGCGCAAGCATCGCGACCGCCTCGCATCGGGTCGGCTACGAAAGCGTCACGCAGTTCACGCGGGAATATTGCCGGCTTTTCGGCATGCCGCCTGGGCGCGACATGCGCGAGGCGAAGCGGCGCGTCGAATCGGCGGCTTGA